One Antedon mediterranea chromosome 1, ecAntMedi1.1, whole genome shotgun sequence genomic window, agatggaaaatccctctttactatttagcaggtagcggaatgattcagccctcagctcagaggattgtggtgcatttccctcctatagcacgtggtttcagcagcaacgcacagacttctctctgagcggcgtgccaaagacatttttgacattccattctctaggaacaacacgtgtacctctctcgcaaataaggtgaacagcgattgccaggacaagttcaataactggcggtgaataaaaggtaactgatatgccgatccaataacatgccgcaaagaaaaaaattgcgacagaattctggagcgcgtgtgaaaaaagacttacgtccgacaattgtaatactaggcctaaaattaaactttagctaataatttttattatgcttagccctaacctagataagaggcctatgtagaaaataatttaatcaattttgatataataataattggtgtaatatttaataatgatacactattcctgttttagtaagctaagtatattacgaacgatttttatttattgttgtccatgtacgtactaataaacgtggcgctagtttccttcgcttgtatttttactccaaatttgataactaactttatcgtgtgaataccacaccttagaagtatacctcatgagtactttaatgaaagaatcacataaaaagtaacaaataaatccttaaattaatgattttacaggggtgtttctcgcacactgttcgcgaatttcacttattcaatgttcaatatatttgtttctatggagcgccaaaagagcaacgataatagaggactaaaactcagtggaatgcgtcaatttctcatgcatttattggtgaaaaacacgttttatttcaatatatttgttaatttgtcaataaaaatgttgtaatatgttactgctgatactgttctgttttcttcaaagaataataatcgatcctaaatcaacatcactacctagtctagacctaggacatcctactaaggatattatgatgaatttttctattttattctttaaaaggttaacgaaaccgtgtagattatcaacagtaacatttttccttactgacagtgacaaaatctattgaaattgtacttgattttcaccaaataatgcgttaaatataaatggattccacagagtttttagccctctaattaattttgctcttttggcgtttcatagaaaccaaaatattgaacattgagtgtgcgaaatgcgagaaaaacaacgtctgtaaaatcaccaatttaatggatttattgttacttttatgtgatttttcttcattaaagtaggcctactaattctaagctgtggtattcaggataaagttggttaaaatacaaggcaggtgcaaaaggaaactagcctagcgggcctaggcctaggctacttcaatttcggtgattacctgccttgcaattttgagaaatgataaaatgatgcctcgcattttttgatgatggtaaaacgatgcctcgcataaatttctgacttgcctcgcatgccttccctgcctcgcatgccttccctgcctcgcgtgcctcgctgcctcgcactttgttactacccgtATCATAGCAACATAGAACTTGGACTATACAGTAGTCTACTGTTAGTACATTATGAGTAATATACCTTGGTGAAGAACTTTCCTAACCTACACTACGGTACACTATTTACAAAAGAACTCTTAGTGTATGCTTAGTGGGGAAATTACCCAAAAatagatttattatcaaaacattTATTGCATTCTGTGATCTTTTATGTTCCATTGTTGTCAGTAATTTTCAATTCGTTGTCTATCATAACATTACAACCAGCATTATTAATAGCacaatacataatattaatagataATAAGTTAGTTAgcaaaaatacagtatttgaattaaGATACTTAgtaatatagtattattatggaaaatgatttgaaattgaaacataaaactgaatcattaatattattattggcTCTAGTGTTTTTTCAATTCCTATTTTTCTCAATGGATTTGAAGGAAATAATTGATGATGCATTTTTCTTGGGATTCAGCACTGTATAGAGATTaactactattaatattatactacAATAGAGTAAGTCAGTCATATAGCAGAATAATTTTGCAATATAgccttataaaaaaaattgaactgaTAAACTGTGTAGTCTTCAATCAAtaaaatttatcattttatgGCCAAAATCCAATATTTTTTTAAGGATTTCCAAGTAAACAAAACGTTGTTATTGGCAAACTGACAAGATTGCCACATATTTCTAAGGTCATAGGTTATCTAATCCTGATTATAAATACTTTGTTTACCTTAATAGTATAGATAGATTAAGTTTTTATCAttgataatgtttaatttatgtGATTAAATATTACTAAGTTGACCTTAAGAATCTACCTTTAGTTAGTATTAACTATTTAatatactactactatactTATTGGAAGTGCACCCTCTGTAATTTTTCCATTGACCTATTGTCTGTATGCTTCAATATATGGTAGTGTAAGTATATTAATACCTGGGATGGGAATAATTAATTAAGGccaaaaaaattgcaataaaccAAAAATAGCCCTACGTTTCTTTATAATTGAGAGAGTCTAAAAAAATCACAAGGCATCCAATTAACATGCAACTATTGTTACATAACACTAAAATTGGTGTGTGGGCGGACACTCTATCATAGAAATGGTCCACtgatttttccattttttacaCACTAGTCCCTTAACAATGGATCAAGGTCATAGTACCATCATAGCTGGTGACCAATAGTTACAGTGGGACAAGCAGGTCAAAGCACTAATGAAAAGGTACTTTTCCTTGTAGATTACTAACTCAGAAATGGGTTTCAAAGTGGGAAGAGTAaaagaagaatttccatcacaggaaagtttgttttgttttcacctGTCCTAATCTATGTTGACAAATTGTTTTGACTTTTCTACCTATGGCCCCATCTCTTAAAATTTGAATGCCGCCGGTTTAAATTAAAAGTCAACGAAATGGTCTATATAAGAATGGAGGCTAGCGTACAATACACCACATCCTTCCAActtctataaaataaattgattgaattaTCCGTTACCGGTACGACTGACGAGATCTTCAAAAGTTATCCTAAAgccatttttttattcaacttttcACCTAATATTGAATGAATCATACCAACAGACCAAGTTATCTCAGTCCTTTAATTTAAAACAGTTGCTAAAATTAGATCTAACAGGAATTGTGGTAGACAATAAAAATCCCCACAGCAGAAAAGAGAGAGAGGCAACACATGGGATAGATTTACTGGCAGACACCACTTGTCAGTCACCATCattgacaaaaacaatgtttgtttgtCTGGTAAAATAGAGGTCGGGTGGGGCACCTTCTCACAGGGAAACAATAGGGTATCAATCATGATTTATGTGACTCCTATCTTTCATTGTTCgtttcaaataaaacaaaggAAATAAAAAATGGATATTTGTATAGAAACTGGGATGTGATCTAATGTGGACATTATAGGTAGGTGATGATGTGTCTGGGCTTGGAaataaacatacagtaatactgtacaaATCCTCGGTGGtaaaaatttgtaaaattaaaatggaaaattgctggggttttttttacaattttttattcaatatactCTTGAAACTAATTAACTACAACAATGCAAAAACTACAATGAACAGAAGAGCATAGGATAAAATTATTTAGTCAAGGGgtttgatattaaaaatatttttttttttaaacaaactatATTTACTAATACTATTCAATTGcaattagtttaaaaaaatgaggTTTATAAAAGATTTCAATATTTTTAGGCTGGATATTCATTACAACAATTATAAATTTGTTGAGATGAGTAAGCATCCAGGATGTACTTGAGAATGTAGAGGAAAGCTCATTATAACGAGGCGTTCCAAAAGGGTTAATTCTGGGGTTGACAtaatcagttttttttttcatactgctgtatgttttctttaaataaattgtataagattgaaatataaaatattttttttttaaatgttgctaTAATTTTTTCATACAATTTGGGTATTGggtctaaaaaataaatagccTACAGTAAAATTAAATAGTTGTACTAGACCCTCTATTTAATAAGAACAATGAGcaagtttttaatttttcatcCTATTTTGGTTTTctgggtttttttaaataaaaattgcttTTTTAATGTAGTcaagtttaaattaatattgagaaTTTTGTTAGTGATTTCAACCGGATTTCAACCaagtgtttattttaaaatgtgtagtGTATCATAATGTGAATAATCACAGTGGTGAAGAACAAGCAATACTATTAGTAAACTATCCAGACTATAgttatactgtagataaattaaaggattcattttaaaaactattgCATCAGTCTACTAAATGTGCTTTGTTGGCTATCCActgactaggcctagtagttagAAGGATCAATAAACTGAATCAAAATGTATCATACGGCCTGTAGTgaattagataataatgaaattGTTAATTGATTTAGTGTTTTAGGTTCTAAGGTATTACGCAAGGAGTCCTTACGCAATAACCGCTGTATAAGATAGAGAGTAAAAAtaaatcttgaaaaataaatgtctttattttttattagttttaacTATACTGATAATGATAGATaagtaattatatttaaatcaaataattagaatcattaattagtattaGTATTCATGTTtgttaattactgtatatgtgGCACATGCAAGCGAAATCGGACATAAGTCGCATTTGTAGATTTGTAGAAACAGCCAAAAacaaaaggctgaaaaattacattttttttatttttacagaaaatgatagctgaaacaatatttatttatatttaaccttggtgtttttctattttgagacaaataaatagatacattttaacattttgtttagtaTGTTGGTTAAAAAGATGGTGTAAACTATGTATGATTTTCATAAAACCTATCATGTTTTATGCTTAAATTGAAAGTGTTCCATTGGgttgattttaatgaaattttgcataataatagaaCAATAGTTAATTAAGGAAGGTgcgaagtttcattgaaataaaacaattagcaTACCCTTTTGCTAAGGCGTAAACTTAGACGCcctgtttattttgttgttgttttcattTCCTGTTACTTAACTTTAAAAGCATTTTTCTCAAAACACTGATTGTAACAACCACAAATTAGACTGAGATATCTCTGGAAGTAGACATGGTATCATGATATTTTTGTCAGTATTTTAAATCTTGGATTATGTAGTTTCAGTATTTGTGGAAATCTCAATTTTGAAAAGACTTATGTCTGGTTTCCCTTGCAGATGCCACATATTAGGATTTGGTAGAAATTGCATATAAGATATGAAAGACCATTACAGAATTAGCAATAGCCGACTACTTCCGCCATTCAAATTTTACTGAATAGCGGCCGCAACCATGCATTTACACACAGTGAAATGATCGTATGATGTTGTTTACACTCACCGATGCGTGGCTACCTTGCCTCATATTATGATTTTGAATCGGTGATTCTTGAAAAAATAAACTTAATGCCATCTGAAAATAAAGGATATATTTACTTAAATATCTATAGATACATATAACATGGCATTTTATCATCAACATTGTTTAATTTATCAGTTAATTTGGAGGTAAAGGTGTACGTGCATATTTTTTTCTAGAACCAAAACAATGATCAGACAAAAGAGCATTATGGGTATAGGCTATCCcgaaaaacataaacaaaccAAACGACAACAAACAACACTGCAAAACTCACCTCAAATTGCCAATGTGCTCTTTGTAATAATTGTCTAGCTTGGTCCCTATTACACCCTGCTGCTGCTACAAACTGATTCACCATAACTTGTTCTCTTAAATTGTCCATGCCGACAAATATTACTCCGGAAAGTGACCATCCAAATTTCTCTACCCGTTTGAGACTCGCTACAACATGGCACTGGCACAGAAAATTTCTCGGCAATTTATGACGTCACTACAGGAAGTAGGTATAACCTCCCTTTCGTGTTGTTTTGTTTGCGCGTGGTGGAATTGTGTGAgcttataatataatagtattacGGTAAAGTTAATTTTaagcaaatcaaacattttccgcgtttgaaattttgttcatttgtttaaatagaaatttatcattttaacaCATACTGtgtgcattttttttaatatattgggTATGTTTATGGCCTAcattctttgtttttgttttggtattttaaCATTCAAAATGCAGGTGATTGGCCAGCAATGAAAAGGGCATGCGCAGAAGGTTATTTATCTTTAATGACGATCATGATTCAGACGGGTTTTTTTTATCGGCATCAAAGGTTTGTTGCCCTCTATAGTTAGTTGTTGCTAATATCTGCATATtataaatttgcatattaaagAGCTATTTTCATTAGTTCTTGATgtgtacagaaaaaaaatactcAAAACTACGACAGACACCTTCTATAAGCATActacttttaaattaaattttcagAAAAAAGATACCATTGAAGGCAAAAGCAGACaatttttgtaacaaatatttatttttaagcataaactgcgcatgtaaattcgatttacttttttttgttgataatttgtttacaatgacctTGACTTTTAACCTCATGAGCGCTTTAAGCGCTTCGTGGTGAATCGGTTAAGAGCAAATAAAATAGTATACAATAAAGTACAACATAAAATGTTTAGATTATTTAACACGATGATCTATCAAAAAGCAGGcaattgtaataaatatttatttttaagcaTTTAAgagctaataaaataatatacaattaaagttacaacatttataaaatgtttaaaatatataacattggGGTACAACATGATGTCCACATCAACTTAGACTGGTGGTGGTCAGTAAAGTACATCTGCAGTGGCCATCTTATTTCTTCGTTCAGGATATCAGTCATATTCAGATCCAATACTAAGACTAATACTTCCCTTGTGCACTAAAGTGGAATGATACCACTGGTTGGTGTTTACCAcaactgaaaaaaaagaagtCATGTTTAACAATGAATAGCAGAAAACATCATACAATATCATCTTTGTTCAAAGTGTCACCATTAGGTACATGTCCGTTTGTTGATTGTATAGCTTCCTTTATATCTTTTGCcactttttttcatttatctgGATGAGTAGTTTGCAAGCACACCAATTCTTCTTTCCTTTAATAGATCCTTTCTTTCATTTTTAGCTGTAAGCCTAATTTTCTCATCAGACAATATGTTCTACTTAAGTTACTTGTATACGTACTAATATCTCCTGGGTTCAGTGTGGCGCTAATGGTCTGGCACACATTCTCACATTCTGGTGGCGGGGTTAGAGTCCAAGTCTTGCTGCCCATAATCTGAGCTTGCCATGATGGAAGTTCAACACTATCTatctatgaaaaaaatattggtaGAGGCCTAGTTTGAATTAAAAACCAGCTATGAGGTTAAATTAGTCTAAAAAGTGGATTTATAATATCTTTAGAAAAATCTTACATGAATGCCAGCACCAATGCCTGGAGTTCCAACAAAGATCCATGTAGAGTAACACACGGATCTTTCTGGCAGAAAATAAGGTTTTTGTGTCATTTGCTTGACCATACTGCGAATATGTTCATCACAATTACTCCTGAAAAAAGAATTATAAAGTATTATCTTCcagaaatatatttttgaaaaaaaagaataatgggtgtttaaaatatatggatgaattaataaataagtagatcttaattaattatttataatacggtatattttttatttttatttatattttagttatttatatatttatatgatatGCTGTTTAGATGTAAAggaaatactaatattaattgcTTGGCGAAGGGATTACAGAGGTCCCTATTCAGGCACAAGATTTTTTGCAACTTGTAAActtatatagcaccctctatataaaaatgacaaatttcTATATACGGTAAGGACTTTTCTTTATTGTTTGGGCACAGTCactaaaaaatagatttttcaaaatttatatcGCAGTATTCCTGTATACTGACCATCCAATATACCAGTTTGGTGCACCATCCTCTAAATTCTGCATTGCAGGTGTGATACTTTCAAATGCATCTTTTAAAGAGAGAAAATCGGTACGATACGCAAAAAATGCACAATTCTCTTGAATATCGTCAATGTTCGACgataaatacatttcttttaaataattaaaattaagttGCGTTAAAGCTGTCCAATTCTGAATAGCATTACGTATAAGAGCTGGTCGATTCGTGTATGCATGTCGTACCTCAAACTCCTCTCTAGTTATTGCATCATACAATGGAATAGATAACAAATCTTCACACATAGAACAATCAGTTATTGGTCCAATTAACGATGGCGGAAGTGTATCTTTATTTATCAAACATGGTTCATGGTGCAAAGATGACTGTATACTGTTTAAAGCCACGCCACAGAGTGCAACAGCTATGCCTACACCAACTAAACAAATCAATAAACAGTTACTGTTAGATTTTTGCACATCTAAAAGCTTGGTACAATAATAAAAGGTTTCACCAATTTGATCTGGATTAAGTTCATCTTTTACAGCTTGCTGTCGcaaattctttaattttgtttcaaGTTTTAAAAATGCTGGTGTTTTATCTGCATTCATGATTGTTACAATgcttgttattgttttttattgggATTATTTACTTCCTTGTtgtatagagggcagtatatcTACTAGATTGTCATGTGAAACGTTTGAATGaaaagttattaataaattattccaATAATTGTATatagctatgtctacactatcacactttatgtgaagaaagatgtgatgtgcccatatatggacatactttaatgatgtcatatcactaccatatttgggcatatcactaccattattttggcacatcacactattttgtcaaattagtgttgacagagcttacAAACCAGGTCAAATCATTTTTTCAACAGTGTCATCAAAAAGCAAAAACAGATAAAAGTTTATAGTATCATCATataatcatattattaatattattatctatttgaaaaaataaaaatgtcattgTTCAGtcaatattataaaaattattaatctGAAAAAGTGAGTAGGATTACCGAGTTATGAATAAACTGGAAACAAGCAGCAGTTATTACATTCTTTAAATAAGAGAGATGTCAGTGATGTAGCAACTTTCGCAAGGTTAAACACAGAAAACTAGtagacataaataaaatatagcaTCTGTTTTATTGATTGCAGACATTATGCTTACTTTGACCACCATGGAGCAACAAATCCATGCTTTGACAACAACAACTAGTGCCTTCAAGCTTTAATTGTTCTTAAATGTTTTAGCCCggataatgaatataaatttaagCTCAGTGGTTACACAGTTATTAAGCAAGCAATACAGGTGGTTCATCGTTAAGACTTTATAAATTCTGATATGcatactttttaaaagatttacacaatttctatttcttcttttttaaatacattgatAAAACACCACCAAAGAAAATAGATATAGTTCTATATTTATGATTCTTAAATTgactgtattttttaaagaataaaatcaaggcatttgatacatttaaaatgatgatgaataataaataaaacaaaagctATACCAAAAGCTATTGGTTTAAAATGGTGTCTCAAAGATTTTTGAAAGTTTGGTGGTTAATtgtatgtataattatttgttttcctTGAAAGAAAATCAGTAAGTTCTTCATTGTGCAGACCCTCTTCCCAAATTACATTCATTTAAAACCTGCACCCAATCCACCGCTTAAATATTTATCCTACCTACCTTACCAATATTTATATACACCTCATTGAAATATATGGTTTCAGTGTagttagtaatatttatttttgcatAATTATATTTAAGCGTAACCACATCCATGCCACTATAAAGCTTATCATTAAAAAACGATacatcaatttaaaataaacactaGGCCTATGTCACAGTACATAAAACTTCGCATTCAAATGAGCGGATTGATTAGACAATCATCTTTTACAGAATTGCATAACTTATAAGTTAGGTGGGCTAAATGTATTTTGAATCCATGAATTAATTGTTCCATAGctcatttttaatacataataacAAACCAACAGGCCTTATCCACACTTGCTATGTGACCAAGATTTGTGTTCCTGACTCAATTATACATGCATAACAAACATATGCTTAAAATATATAAGATTTAAAGTGTCTTGCACTGTAGCTGACAGGATCAAATTATTTTTGtcaattatacaattataaaattaatttggaAGTGAATATGGATGAAGTGAGGTTTATAGTATTTCACAATTTTTAGGCCTCTTTTCCTACCTCACCTTCTGTTTTGCCAAGACTAGAAGAAAGTACCAATTACCTTAGCTAAATGGAAAACCTATTTTTATACCGGACACCTGGAAGAAAGTTTATACTTCTTGTGGTGTAAGTGCAAAATtgattatatatactgtatatataaattcaaaggcaaattactgaaagaatgacaatgctgtgggtatcagtggctggatctcataTATAGATATATTGGAGTGACAAATAAAAGTACCATATATTAACAAATggaaaaaacattaaaataaacgaATGAAGGAAAGACAAATTTGAAAATATGTAATTGTCATATGAAAGACCTTATTTAccatatattaattattaaattactaaTGTACATTTGATTGGTTTATGTGAAAGAAATGAAAGTAcaaacgtaaattattaatatataatatatatatctttaaaacaaaattaattaaaaaatgttcatcTAAATATTAAAATCTATTCAAATTATTTACTAATAAGTTAAAACActatttttcatcaaaaatataaatcttTGCTTTTAACCaagataaaattaaaactaattatGAAAGTCCTAAGAAGTTTATtcagtactgtatgttgtatGTATCCTAGGACATTACATGAAAGCTTGTCAGCTTTGTGGAACTAGATCCTAATGGAATTACGCTTACAGGAAAAAATTTCTATCTCGACCTCACAAAAGCATGACCACATCTCATGACTTTTAAAATATCACTATCCTGTCTTTGTCCTCTTCTGATTGGCTGCTACTTAATGGCAACATTCTACTAACAACTGCATCCGCTGAAATCTCACTCACAAGTTACTTTCAAGGCATGATTAAGAATAATTTTCcctaaaaaatgttttgtcCAGTGTGGTATCAACACATCAAGCAATACACAAATTCTTGTTATGCTAGAGGACCATATAAGAGATTTTCAAATAAACTTCAGATTTTCTATCAATAACAGGaagaatttgtaaaaacaaattcaacGTTTTATGAGGAACATTCAGTTCTATCAAGATGGCAACCAAAATTGCAGCAACGTTTAAAACAACTGctaaagtttatatataatCTCAGGAAAATCAGTGAGATAATGTATGCTTCTGCTTTTTAAGATGTCACCAATTGTTTGAAGttaaatgtatttgatttgaaacCTTGCATCATCTCATAGCTGCTTTTAAAGTGATAATAaacaatgaaatattatttgaagtATCAATATGATAATGTGATTGTAGTGATTAGATTAATCTTGATGCTTGACCTCGTTTGATTAAAGGCAACACCAGTGTGATCAATCGTATGTCCATCTTGAACTGACCACCAGTGATCTTCCACTGTAATCCCAACCTTTAAAAACATGATAAAGATATCAATACAACAACCAAATGAAACCAGATTAGACACCAAATCATCATCTCTAATAATGTTCAACTTTGGCGAGTCCTGGTAAGATTAAGAACTAGGTTCAGGCTTGGTCTTCTCCACCGGGGACAGAGATATCAACATACAACAACCAAATGACAGATTTCTGGAACCAGACAACACCAAGCATCTCTAATAAAATTCATCAGCATCTGAGTTTAACTTTGGCGGATCCTGGTAAGATTCAAAACTGGGTTCAGGCTTCAAGACTTTGTCTTCTCCACCCATTTTCTTAACACAATGATTAATTGTTCGTAATATTGTTCCTAATCGACGATCAAGTGCTTCAAGATGTGCTTCAAGTATGACAGGTGTGACCTGGTCACGTGCTAATGACTCTCGCATGACATCACTAAGTTTGTATTCTTCTTTTGACAATGCGATTAATCTTCGGTACGTTGAAAGACGAAGtctgaaaaaaagaaatgaatgtttttattacCTAACTATATAGTACtaataatatactaatataatatataataaaaatatacaacaataaaTGATTTAATTCATTTGGCCAAATTTCCAATAAAATGTAAATCAACTTTTGGGAGTCTAATCTATAATAAGGTCATTATTGTATGTAGTTTTGTCAAATTAAATACAgttaagttaaaaataatatttcatggGAATTAAAATTACTAAATCTAGGCTTTACTTAAACCTAATATCACCCTATTGGTCTATAATATCACGAATACTGAAATCTAAAATTCTAAAAACTTACTTCAAAATGCTTGAATTTgctttgaattatcattatgaaAGCTATTACCTAGTATTATATTGTGCCCAGCACCTAGTCCTACTCTTCTCTATCTGGAGCTATCATAATGCTACTTGTATAAAGGTCTTGTGGGCATGCATAGGTGTCTACTGGTCTCATTTGGGAGCTTTCGCCTAGTTTCTAGATCATACTGTAGGTCGTTCAAAATCAAAAGCTTTTTGTAGCAAGTA contains:
- the LOC140060740 gene encoding uncharacterized protein, whose amino-acid sequence is MNADKTPAFLKLETKLKNLRQQAVKDELNPDQIGETFYYCTKLLDVQKSNSNCLLICLVGVGIAVALCGVALNSIQSSLHHEPCLINKDTLPPSLIGPITDCSMCEDLLSIPLYDAITREEFEVRHAYTNRPALIRNAIQNWTALTQLNFNYLKEMYLSSNIDDIQENCAFFAYRTDFLSLKDAFESITPAMQNLEDGAPNWYIGWSNCDEHIRSMVKQMTQKPYFLPERSVCYSTWIFVGTPGIGAGIHIDSVELPSWQAQIMGSKTWTLTPPPECENVCQTISATLNPGDIIVVNTNQWYHSTLVHKGSISLSIGSEYD